One Schistocerca cancellata isolate TAMUIC-IGC-003103 chromosome 1, iqSchCanc2.1, whole genome shotgun sequence genomic region harbors:
- the LOC126173945 gene encoding uncharacterized protein LOC126173945, with protein MMEQAVESIEIKTEEPSSHDFTSTMDQGAENDEPRTDDSSPKEFTRHCEYFHMVIRPMLTPGHEGELCEWMKEMGLLRRTWRCTNEDCKGVNGYMTWNKARVVDKYNWACPNCSKKLSIREGSFFIHIKCELKQIFQAILCWCEQTPVAQASATLGIKDHVVKRIYDRCSEVASKYVEDHNHAWLLGGDNAVVVIDIFPDGYMTSNPAVIDCAGKKNTKKVLCIADTSQMPARIWARILEQEHQGAVEEALMYVTQQIRPGSTLVANERAHACPYSAICQLKGYPSIISVETLMELDLPGTRRVQENLETIWQALVAVCEEVRDLPKKAGAILLNEFMWRQVFGSSSSTALESILHHIADQYLEDDN; from the exons atgatggAACAGGCAGTAGAAAGTATAGAGATCAAAACAGAAGAACCATCTTCGCACGATTTTACAAG CACGATGGATCAGGGCGCGGAGAATGACGAGCCCAGAACAGACGATTCGTCGCCAAAGGAATTTACGAG GCATTGCGAATATTTTCACATGGTTATTAGACCTATGCTAACACCCGGTCATGAGGGTGAACTGTGTGAATGGATGAAGGAAATGGGTTTACTTCGAAGAACCTGGAGATGTACAAATGAAGACTGTAAAGGCGTAAATGGATACATGACGTGGAATAAAGCTCGTGTTGTTGACAAATATAACTGGGCGTGCCCGAACTGTTCTAAGAAGTTATCAATAAGAGAAGGGTCATTTTTTATACACATAAAATGTGAATTGAAACAGATTTTCCAAGCAATTCTATGTTGGTGTGAACAAACTCCTGTAGCCCAAGCTTCAGCTACTTTAG GTATTAAAGATCATGTAGTTAAACGAATCTACGACCGTTGCAGTGAAGTGGCAAGCAAGTATGTGGAAGACCACAACCATGCTTGGCTTCTTGGTGGTGACAATGCTGTAGTAGTTATTGATATATTCCCTGATGGTTATATGACGTCTAATCCAGCAGTAATTGATTGCGCTGGCAAAAAAAACACCAAGAAGGTCTTATGTATAGCTGACACAAGCCAAATGCCTGCTCGAATATGGGCAAGGATCTTGGAACAG GAACATCAAGGAGCAGTTGAAGAAGCTCTAATGTATGTTACACAGCAAATACGACCAGGATCAACTCTAGTGGCAAATGAAAGAGCACATGCCTGTCCATACAGTGCTATTTGCCAGTTAAAAGGCTATCCCAGTATTATAAGTGTTGAGACACTTATGGAACTAGATCTTCCAGGTACTCGGAGAGTGCAGGAGAATTTAG AGACAATCTGGCAGGCCTTAGTAGCTGTCTGTGAAGAAGTAAGAGATTTGCCAAAGAAAGCTGGAGCAATACTTCTAAATGAATTTATGTGGCGTCAAGTGTTTGGCAGCTCCTCGTCGACAGCACTTGAGTCAATACTGCATCACATAGCAGATCAGTACTTAGAAGATGATAACTGA